Proteins found in one Selenihalanaerobacter shriftii genomic segment:
- a CDS encoding cyclodeaminase/cyclohydrolase family protein, whose protein sequence is MDFAKYTVDEFSKKLASDSPTPGGGSIAGLNGALSASLASMVVALTKDDSLDEYAEELKELRTKGLNLIDEDAVSFDKVMDAFKMSKDTKEEKQERNDAIQEALKNASFVPLETMKLGLRLLKITRKVVERGNKNAISDAGVAALTAMVAIKGGSYNVLINAESLKDKETAQELKLDVNNIIEAAEQLEAKIEEIVNMEFE, encoded by the coding sequence ATGGATTTTGCAAAGTATACAGTAGATGAATTTAGTAAAAAATTGGCCAGTGATTCTCCAACACCAGGTGGAGGTAGTATTGCTGGATTAAATGGAGCATTAAGTGCTAGTTTGGCTTCAATGGTTGTTGCATTAACAAAGGATGATTCTTTAGATGAATATGCTGAAGAATTAAAAGAGCTAAGAACTAAGGGGTTAAATTTAATCGATGAAGATGCAGTTAGCTTTGACAAGGTGATGGATGCTTTTAAGATGTCTAAGGACACAAAAGAGGAAAAACAGGAACGAAATGATGCAATCCAAGAAGCGTTAAAGAATGCTAGTTTTGTTCCTTTAGAAACAATGAAATTAGGGTTAAGGTTATTAAAGATTACTCGCAAAGTAGTAGAAAGAGGTAATAAAAATGCTATTTCTGATGCTGGTGTAGCTGCTTTAACAGCAATGGTAGCCATAAAAGGTGGTAGTTATAACGTATTGATTAATGCAGAATCTTTAAAGGATAAAGAGACAGCTCAAGAATTAAAATTAGATGTTAACAATATTATTGAAGCAGCAGAACAGTTAGAAGCTAAGATTGAAGAAATAGTTAATATGGAATTTGAATAA